Proteins found in one Thermaerobacter subterraneus DSM 13965 genomic segment:
- the menD gene encoding 2-succinyl-5-enolpyruvyl-6-hydroxy-3-cyclohexene-1-carboxylic-acid synthase, whose protein sequence is MAPGSAALGGPDRGRINLVWALALVDGLVSAGVEHVVVCPGSRSTPLALAAARHPGVRLWVQLDERSAAFFALGLGRATGRPAAVVATSGTAPANFYPAVIEARYGRVPLVVLSADRPHELREFGASQTVDQIHLYGRHAKWFADLPLPEDDPAARAYVTRTAVRAVTEALAAPAGPVHLNVPFREPLVPEAPVELWPAGQGASSHPAAVGGSAAAEAVGLMGGLAAVERRRAGGEPVGQRPSEREAVEAHLAGQVRPAGQAPLGAAARLAGAGHAQPLAGPWPARSRPAQPGPARPRLVEPRLGAGALTEAQAHELFGLLAGARRGLIVCGPLSPALAAAPGVGPAAGGPGGAPASPAEGPPLAVAVTRLAQRLGLPVLADPLSGVRCGSHVVPGPVPGPIIDAYDAFLRVPGLARALAPDVVLRLGGMPVSKPLAQFLERHPGAVQVVIDEGGWPDPSHGAALVVRADPVQACWQLAQLAAAHGGDEPARARQDQPAAGQGEPQALAGAAGEAAPGTETRRCAGTGAGAVAGTQTLRPPGTGAEAVAGTEPAGTGMASRAGGPPATRDQGALSSPGAAGSSTGFSSAIVPAGSAAAGGPAQPVPVPGDTLSPAGGSSWLGLWQRLNHIARQAMARQLARWDEPAEPRVAAELARLLPAGTLLFTGNSMPVRDVDTFFPAGPHPVRILANRGAAGIDGVVSTAAGVAAAGEGPVVLLLGDLSFYHDLNGLWAAARYGLPLVAVVVNNDGGGIFSFLAQSRLDPAEFEVLWGTPHGLDFRHAAALYGIPYRRVDTWDDFRAAVQEALDRARGGGGTGLPGAPAPGTLAERTGPADGSTPGPSIIEIRTNRQRNVDHHRQIWQAVAAALAEAGLAGAPPEAATARALEPAGDGAAAGSAPPAAEGRGGPGQEDPASRPAEVLAVAGGQVRAPGAGGKAPEPGVAPPAGGAQAGFVRVRGARYYVEAEGWPLRHHLELGPLLPALLPAGGSFRLPEPALLLHGFTGSTATWVGVWSQLAAAGPLLAVDLLGHGRSAAPAGPDRYRMEEQVADLVALLDRLGIGRVHLVGYSMGGRVALSLAAAAPERVASLVLESSSPGLADPAEREARRRSDEALARRIEEEGVGAFTRAWEELPLFAGLKDLDPAARASVRAARLAQRPRGLAGSLRGMGAGVQPPLWDRLPDLPMPVLCLAGAADAKYAALARTMAERIPRGRAVIVPGAGHTVHLEEPAAFVREVGAFWREHRP, encoded by the coding sequence GTGGCGCCCGGATCTGCCGCCCTCGGGGGGCCGGACCGGGGCCGGATCAACCTGGTCTGGGCCCTGGCCCTGGTGGACGGCCTGGTGAGCGCGGGGGTCGAGCACGTGGTGGTGTGCCCGGGGTCCCGGTCCACGCCCCTGGCCCTGGCGGCGGCCCGGCATCCGGGCGTGCGGCTCTGGGTGCAGCTGGACGAGCGCTCGGCGGCCTTCTTCGCCCTGGGGCTCGGGCGCGCCACGGGCCGGCCGGCGGCGGTGGTGGCCACGTCGGGGACGGCGCCGGCCAACTTCTACCCGGCGGTGATCGAAGCGCGCTACGGCCGGGTTCCGCTGGTGGTCCTCTCCGCCGACCGCCCCCACGAGCTGCGGGAGTTCGGCGCCTCCCAGACCGTCGACCAGATCCACCTCTACGGCCGGCACGCCAAGTGGTTCGCCGACCTGCCCCTGCCGGAAGACGACCCCGCCGCCCGCGCCTACGTGACCCGGACGGCGGTGCGCGCCGTGACCGAGGCCCTGGCGGCCCCGGCGGGCCCCGTCCACCTGAACGTGCCCTTCCGGGAGCCCCTGGTGCCCGAGGCGCCGGTCGAACTCTGGCCGGCCGGGCAGGGCGCCTCATCCCATCCCGCTGCGGTGGGCGGCTCCGCAGCCGCTGAAGCCGTTGGCCTGATGGGAGGCCTCGCGGCCGTTGAACGGCGGCGGGCCGGGGGGGAGCCGGTTGGTCAGCGGCCATCGGAACGGGAAGCCGTCGAGGCGCACCTCGCCGGCCAGGTGCGGCCGGCGGGCCAGGCGCCGCTCGGCGCCGCAGCGCGGCTCGCCGGGGCGGGCCATGCCCAGCCGCTCGCTGGGCCGTGGCCTGCCCGGTCGCGGCCTGCACAGCCGGGGCCTGCCCGGCCGCGGCTCGTCGAGCCGAGGCTTGGCGCCGGTGCCCTGACGGAAGCCCAGGCCCACGAGCTCTTCGGCTTGCTGGCCGGCGCGAGGCGGGGGCTCATCGTCTGCGGGCCCCTTTCCCCCGCACTGGCGGCGGCCCCCGGTGTGGGGCCGGCGGCAGGCGGTCCCGGCGGCGCACCGGCCTCCCCGGCGGAGGGACCGCCCCTGGCCGTGGCGGTGACCCGGCTGGCCCAGCGCCTTGGCCTGCCCGTGTTGGCGGACCCCCTGTCCGGGGTGCGGTGCGGCTCCCATGTGGTGCCGGGGCCGGTCCCGGGCCCCATCATCGACGCCTACGACGCGTTCCTGCGGGTCCCCGGCCTGGCAAGGGCCCTGGCCCCCGACGTGGTCCTGCGCCTGGGCGGCATGCCGGTGTCCAAGCCCCTGGCCCAGTTCCTGGAGCGGCACCCCGGGGCCGTGCAGGTGGTGATCGACGAGGGCGGCTGGCCCGACCCCAGCCACGGGGCAGCGCTGGTGGTACGGGCGGACCCCGTGCAGGCCTGCTGGCAGCTGGCGCAGCTAGCGGCGGCCCATGGCGGGGACGAACCGGCCCGGGCCCGGCAGGACCAGCCGGCGGCCGGGCAAGGCGAGCCCCAGGCCCTGGCTGGTGCGGCGGGTGAAGCCGCCCCGGGGACGGAGACCCGGCGGTGCGCCGGGACGGGGGCCGGAGCCGTCGCGGGGACGCAGACCCTGCGACCCCCGGGGACGGGGGCCGAAGCCGTAGCGGGGACGGAGCCCGCCGGGACGGGGATGGCATCCCGGGCGGGCGGCCCGCCGGCGACCCGGGATCAGGGCGCGCTGTCCAGCCCGGGGGCCGCCGGTTCCTCCACAGGTTTCTCCAGCGCGATCGTCCCGGCCGGTTCGGCAGCCGCCGGCGGTCCGGCGCAGCCGGTTCCGGTGCCCGGCGATACCTTGAGTCCTGCGGGCGGCAGTTCCTGGCTGGGCCTCTGGCAGCGCCTCAACCACATCGCCCGCCAGGCCATGGCCCGCCAGCTGGCCCGGTGGGACGAACCGGCCGAGCCCCGGGTGGCGGCGGAACTGGCCCGGCTCCTGCCTGCGGGCACCCTGCTCTTTACCGGCAACAGCATGCCCGTCCGGGACGTGGACACCTTCTTTCCGGCGGGCCCGCACCCCGTCCGCATCCTGGCCAACCGCGGAGCCGCCGGCATCGACGGGGTGGTCTCCACCGCCGCAGGGGTGGCGGCGGCCGGCGAGGGGCCCGTGGTGCTGCTGCTCGGCGACCTCTCCTTCTATCACGACCTCAACGGCCTCTGGGCGGCCGCCCGCTACGGGCTGCCGCTGGTGGCGGTGGTGGTGAACAACGACGGCGGGGGGATCTTCTCCTTCCTGGCCCAGAGCCGGCTGGATCCGGCGGAGTTCGAGGTGCTCTGGGGCACGCCCCACGGGCTGGACTTTCGCCATGCAGCGGCCCTGTACGGGATCCCCTACCGCCGGGTCGACACCTGGGATGACTTCCGGGCGGCCGTGCAGGAGGCGCTGGACCGGGCGCGGGGTGGTGGTGGAACCGGCCTTCCGGGCGCCCCGGCCCCGGGCACCCTTGCGGAGCGCACCGGCCCTGCGGACGGCAGCACCCCTGGCCCGTCCATCATCGAGATCCGGACGAACCGGCAGCGCAATGTGGACCACCACCGGCAGATCTGGCAGGCGGTGGCGGCGGCGCTGGCAGAGGCCGGGCTGGCCGGCGCGCCGCCGGAGGCGGCCACCGCCCGGGCCCTGGAGCCCGCCGGCGATGGGGCTGCGGCGGGTTCAGCCCCCCCGGCAGCGGAAGGCAGGGGGGGGCCAGGCCAGGAGGACCCGGCATCCCGGCCGGCAGAGGTGCTGGCAGTGGCCGGCGGGCAGGTTCGAGCCCCGGGAGCCGGTGGGAAGGCTCCAGAGCCTGGGGTTGCGCCGCCGGCCGGGGGCGCCCAGGCCGGGTTCGTCCGGGTCCGCGGGGCCCGCTATTACGTCGAAGCCGAAGGCTGGCCACTCCGCCACCATCTGGAGCTGGGGCCGCTCCTACCGGCGCTCCTGCCGGCAGGGGGCAGCTTCAGGCTCCCGGAGCCGGCGCTGCTGCTCCACGGCTTCACCGGCAGCACCGCCACCTGGGTGGGGGTCTGGTCCCAGCTGGCCGCCGCGGGGCCGCTGCTGGCCGTGGACCTTCTGGGCCACGGCCGCTCGGCGGCGCCGGCCGGCCCGGACCGGTACCGCATGGAGGAGCAGGTCGCCGACCTGGTGGCCCTGCTTGACCGGCTGGGCATCGGGCGGGTGCACCTGGTGGGCTACTCCATGGGCGGGCGGGTGGCCCTGAGCCTGGCGGCCGCGGCGCCGGAGCGGGTGGCTTCGCTGGTGCTGGAGTCGTCGTCGCCCGGGCTGGCCGATCCCGCCGAGCGGGAGGCCCGCCGCCGGTCCGACGAGGCCCTGGCGCGCCGGATCGAGGAGGAGGGGGTCGGGGCCTTCACGCGGGCCTGGGAAGAGCTGCCCCTCTTTGCCGGGCTTAAGGACCTCGACCCCGCGGCCCGGGCGTCGGTCCGGGCCGCCCGCCTGGCCCAGCGGCCGCGGGGGCTGGCCGGCAGCCTGCGGGGCATGGGGGCCGGGGTTCAGCCGCCCCTCTGGGACCGCCTGCCGGACCTGCCCATGCCGGTGCTCTGCCTGGCGGGCGCGGCCGATGCCAAGTACGCCGCCCTGGCCCGCACCATGGCCGAGCGGATTCCGCGCGGGCGGGCAGTGATCGTCCCGGGGGCAGGGCACACCGTCCACCTGGAAGAACCGGCCGCCTTCGTCCGGGAGGTGGGAGCCTTCTGGCGGGAGCACCGGCCGTGA
- the menB gene encoding 1,4-dihydroxy-2-naphthoyl-CoA synthase: protein MATDVQLPRWIKVKDYEDIIYEKADGEGIAKITINRPHVLNAFRPETVMEMQDAFTDARNDPRIGVVLLTGAGGNFCSGGDQKVRGHGGYVDEGGMARLNVLDLQRQIRTLPKPVIALVAGYAIGGGHVLHVVCDLTIAADNARFGQAGPRVGSFDGGYGAGLLARIVGHKKAREIWYLCRQYTAQEALEMGLVNAVVPADQLEAEGVKWAREILDKSPIAIRMLKAAFNADTDGLAGLQQLAGDATLIYYLTDEAKEGQRAFLEKRKPDWSKFPRFP, encoded by the coding sequence ATGGCGACGGACGTCCAGCTTCCGCGCTGGATCAAGGTCAAGGATTACGAGGACATCATCTACGAGAAGGCCGACGGCGAGGGCATCGCCAAGATCACCATCAACCGGCCCCACGTGCTCAACGCCTTCCGGCCCGAGACGGTCATGGAGATGCAGGACGCCTTCACCGACGCCCGCAACGACCCGCGCATCGGCGTGGTCCTGCTGACGGGGGCGGGAGGCAACTTCTGCAGCGGTGGCGACCAGAAGGTGCGGGGCCACGGCGGCTACGTGGACGAAGGGGGCATGGCGCGGCTCAACGTGCTGGACCTGCAGCGCCAGATCCGCACGCTGCCCAAGCCGGTCATCGCCCTGGTGGCCGGTTACGCCATCGGCGGCGGCCATGTGCTGCACGTGGTTTGCGACCTGACCATCGCCGCGGACAACGCCCGCTTCGGCCAGGCGGGGCCCCGGGTCGGCAGCTTCGACGGCGGTTACGGCGCCGGCCTGCTGGCGCGCATCGTGGGGCACAAGAAGGCCCGCGAGATCTGGTACCTCTGCCGCCAGTACACCGCCCAGGAAGCCCTGGAGATGGGCCTGGTCAACGCCGTGGTGCCTGCCGACCAGCTGGAGGCGGAGGGCGTCAAGTGGGCCCGGGAGATCCTGGACAAGAGCCCCATCGCCATCCGCATGCTCAAGGCGGCCTTCAACGCCGACACCGACGGGCTGGCGGGCCTGCAGCAGCTGGCGGGCGACGCCACCTTGATCTACTACCTCACCGACGAGGCCAAGGAAGGCCAGCGGGCCTTTCTGGAGAAGCGCAAGCCCGACTGGAGCAAGTTCCCGCGGTTTCCCTGA